One Elephas maximus indicus isolate mEleMax1 chromosome 18, mEleMax1 primary haplotype, whole genome shotgun sequence genomic region harbors:
- the LOC126061622 gene encoding keratin-associated protein 21-1-like — MCCNYYGNSCGYGSGSGCGYGCGYGSGYGCGYGSAYGCGYGSGYGCGYGSGYGCGYGSRYGCGYGSHYGCGYCDTMCCNYYGGCGYGSRYGCGYGCGYGSRYGCGYSSGYGCGCCSYRALCYRKCYSSYC; from the exons ATGTGCTGCAACTACTACGGCAACTCCTGTGGCTATGGCTCTGGCTCTGGCTGTGGCTATGGCTGTGGATACGGCTCTGGGTACGGCTGTGGATACGGCTCTGCCTATGGCTGTGGCTATGGCTCCGGCTATGGCTGTGGCTATGGCTCCGGCTATGGCTGTGGCTATGGCTCCCGCTACGGCTGTGGCTATGGCTCCCACTATGGCTGTGGCTACTGTG ACACCATGTGCTGCAACTACTATGGTGGCTGTGGCTATGGCTCCCGCTATGGCTGTGGATACGGATGTGGGTATGGCTCCCGCTATGGCTGTGGATACAGTTCTGGCTATGGCTGTGGCTGCTGCAGCTACCGAGCACTTTGCTACAGAAAATGCTACTCTTCTTACTGCTAG